From the genome of Venturia canescens isolate UGA chromosome 11, ASM1945775v1, whole genome shotgun sequence:
CGTTGGACTTTACCTTCGGAGGACCGTCTGTGCGGTCCGACCTGAGCGTCATCAGGTTTTTTCGACTCCTGACACCTTTTCGGATCGCCGACGATCGCGTAGACATCGTAGTCCCGCTCGGGCTCCAGGTCCGTGTAGAAGTTGAGCCTGTCGAAGGGCAAGTTGCTCAGCAGGCAATTGTCCGTTGGCGCAGTTGCCACGAGGGAATACCTGTAGGCGAAGCTGAAGCAATCCGTCCGAGCGGAACAAAGCATTTCGCACTCTTCCAAGTTCGCTGTCGCGTGACTCGCCACGACGATCTTCCTCGTTATCTTGAAGCCCATTAACGACCTTACCGAGCAATCTTTGCGATCGGTTCCGAGCCAAGGTTGTCGGTGGCGCGGTTTCCAGGTCGGCCGGTAAGAATCGTCGGGCAGCGCTTCGCTGGAGTGGTATCCGTAAGCTGGTCCGTAATTGGATCCGTAATGGCGCTCCGGAGGCTCGAGGATCGTTGGTTTTCGCGGTGGTCCACGTGTCTTGGGCCAATACTCGTAGGGATCGGGCACCGGATGGTCCTTGGATCTTTGGTACGGATAATAATGAGTTCCGTACCCGTAGGAGCGGCCGTAAGGGGGGTGATTCGGTTCAACGATGTCATTCGGACCCGGAGCGGGTTGGCGAGGCCAAAACCGTTGATCGTCCACCCTCCTGTTGGGGTAATAATCCCGGTCCCCGTAGTAGTAACGATGTTGGCCGATTTCGTTGTGAAACGGCGTTCCCCGGGGCAAATAAGAGCCCCAAGGTCGTTGGCGATCGTCGCTTGCGTAACGGTCGTAATCCCCCGGCCGATTCCTCGTCGGAACGTATCTTCCTGGTGGATAATAAGATCGCGTGCTGTCCCCGTACGCTGGCGGATCGAAAGGTCTACCTGGGGCAGCAGAAGGGGGGAACGACATCGGACGCCAGTCGCTTTGGTCGCTCGGACGTCTGCCAGGCAAATGACTCGACGGGCCTCCGCCGTAGGCTCGTTCCCTGTGGACTTTCCCTGCCGGACACGACCAATCTCTCGCGTAATAGTCGTAGCGTGGATCGTCCACGAAGTCACGACGCGGATCCATCCTGCCGTCTGACACTGACGTTAATTGGCACATGTAACCGCGTCTCGTATCTCCGTCAGGCGATCTCCCGTAGTTTGGGCCGGCTTCCATACGCCTGGACGCGGTACCAAACGGCCTCATTAGACTAACAATCATCTCCAATGTACCAACAATCGTAAACAATTTATTGTTCTtactttgaaagaaaatagtcAAATGTCATTACCCATAATTGAAACCCTCGCAAACGAACGCACTCTCGTACTCGCAGACCCTGTGACACTCCTCGATTCTTTCGCAAGGCACGTTCCGCCTCACGTGGCTATCCAAGATCCGCTTTCCTGACAGCAGCTTCCGATAGCAAGCTGCGGATACGtcggaaaaaatcaaataatcgAAAAGCAACAATTTCCCGTGGTTTTCTCAATGCTTTCAGAACTTCCCGCCCTTTTGaggattcattttttatgcGCATTTTAACTTACGGTCGCAGCTCTCATCTCGAACGATTATCACCGAACTTTGTTGACTTTCCCGCCATGCGATTGACACAAATATCCAAACAATACACAAACACCGCTCCAATGAGAttccagttttttcaacgacctTTACACCACCCGTAACacccattttttaattatttaattattgcCTCAACGAGTCTCTATCATCGCTCACGCTTCCGCTTAACGCTCGTTGCATATAAAAACCCGCGCGACGACAGCGCCAGCCGATTTCCCGGCAAAAAATGGAGAAGCAATCGCGGCTGCGAGTCGTTTTTATATGCCGGTGAAGCCATCGCGGTAGCCTCAGCTACGAGAGTCCTCAAGGCTTTCTTTCATCCGCGTTTATTTCGaccgacacacacacacacacaaacacacggTGGGAGAGCCACGAAGAAGGGATCAAAGCGCAACTAAACTCTTTGTGATGCTCGCCCCCTCTCCTGCGTCTTCATCCTCGACTCTCCCTTCACATCCCAATTCAACAGAGGCCACGATACCTTACCGATGACCTTGAAGAGATTACCAACCGTCCCAATTATTTCAGGCAGAATATTTTACGTCACGCATTAACGCTTTACTTTGTCCGTGAGATTTCTCGAGCCTCCATATTTCCTGGGCCTACGAGcatctttatttatttccgGTCTTTACCCACGCGTTACCAAATCACGAGTGTGCTTATTTTCGAAGAAATTCATTTACCGTGCAACACTtgaattaaatgaaattttttcacctccCTTGAACCGCGGAAGCGAAATTAGGGCTTAGTTCCAATTACCTCCGTCAGGTGGCGGCGACCCCGAGTCTTTCGCGTCAACGAAGCGAGGCGTCCAAACCCTTATAAGGATTTGAATTCTGAAAATACTCTCGATGCTTATCGGTACCATTAAGGGGTCATCGCAAtgtgaaattttaaaaacatcGTTTCTTTTTGCATTATCAGATCACTGCTTTAAAcattctctcaaatttttaaatcgaaaattcttaGAAAAAGAGAACGGAGCGTGACAAAAAGAATTGGTTCAATTGAAGAAAGCGAAAAAGCAAATTGAGAAAGTAGAAGGAACATTGTATGGATCTGGCATCGTCGATCGATCGTAAGTAAACGATTTATCTGAAAATATCTCACTCCAAACTTTAAACGTGTTCATCTCGGAATGGCGTTTTTCAAAACGGTGTCCACTCTCAAAAGAAGAGTTTTCAAGCTATTCATTTCAAATATTACCAAAACATTCTTCACGTCattttctatcattttttaatcttcctatttttttctacgaaaaacTGTCGAAAAAAGGCTAAATTCGGTACGCTTTGTTCGAAACCGTCggcatttttacaaatttcaaaatagccTCCACAGCCCAAATGCGGTTTTCCTACAGATTAACAATCTTCCTGATTTAAGGCCGCAATCTTCGACACCTCACAGCATCTTTTTATTCAACCGgacttttcaataattttttacaatattaaacaataaataaacttacaaaaaatcgttttgtaTTCTTCGTCACTGCCTCGATTAAAAGAAACCAGACCCACCAGCTTATCCTAACATAAAGCAAATGGTAAAAATCAGCGATCTTTCGGAGGGTCACACTGTGACGTGATCCCTTAAGGATGAATCCTGACGTCACCTTAAATACCGCGAGACTCTAAAGgcgcgaaaaaaataaatagccGACTCCGATCGGACTAATAGCGACGATCTTTCCACCCGGTTATGTGATAACTCAACGTATACATTGTTGTACAGAGGTGAGTGTGCTCTATTGTAAAAGCGTGAGTTGCGGATGGCGTTTGCAACGGAAGCCGATGCAGATTGCTCGAAAAATCGTGTCAATGCCACTTCGAAACTCTTGTGTACGTCTATACACCCATTATACTTGCGCACCAGCGGACTATTAACGCAATTCGCCGAGATCACTGTAACCGATAAGTCCCCGTTCCTCCGCATGTTCACACACAAACGCATAAATTTCAGTACGAGAGTACGTTACGCCCGTTTCGCGTCATTATTGTTTGTTCTCCGAACGATTAATCGGTATGGTCATCGACTCTCGTAAGACGTTGTAAAAAAATAGTCTTGACCCCAAATGCTGAGGCGGGGGCTCGAAAAATGCTTACCTTTCGATTTCTCGAGCACCGGGTCGATTTTGGGGCCAAAATCGTTAGAAAAATCGGTTGACCCGGGCAGTACGTTGCGGTACCGTGGCTCGGAGTCCTCGGAAGGTTTGAGTACTGGGAGGTGGTAGAAAATCGGTAGAGACGACTTGCAGAACAGCGGGGCCGTGCCGGAGAATTTTGCGCAGAGATCGGTATGGTCTTCCGGTCCGTAGGGCCCATTCGAAGGACTCGGGagctccaaattccaggattTGAAGCCTCGGAAAGGCTTGCGGACGTTGAGGATGTCGTAGAGCCGCGTGTCTTCGTCGTCGGCGACCAAACCCGACCACCCTCCCCGGAAAAAGGACGGCTGCCGATCGTTTTTCGACAGGTTTTTAGTCGAAGCGAAAAAAGAATTGCCGAAGGGCATTCCAGGCTCTCTCCGCCTGCCGAACGTGGCGTTTCTCGGACGAGCTAACGAACCGGTCGCGTTACCGATCTCCCCAGCGTAACCGATCTTTACCAGACGATCGTGGTCGCAGCCAGTCGGATTTTTTCTCCGCCGCTCGTACACGTCGTAATCCGGGTCGATCGGCAAGTCTTCCAGTCTCTCGCCCGCTCCCAATCGGCCGATCGTGCACGTTCGATTTCCTCTCCCGTCCACCCTGCACTTTCGAGCcgatcaattattttcttccatttccaTAACCTCCTGTCTCGCTGGTTTCAACAATATTTagtcaaaaatcgaaaaatcctcACCCAAAATCGAACACATTGCAGCGCGATCGGTTCGACGAACAGACCGATTCGCAGTCGGCCAGTTCGTTGCCGGATACCGTCGTGAATCCACTACTTTTTGGCAAACGCGAGCCGATCGCGATCCTCGTGTAACAATCTgcggaaacaaaaattcgagCTGAAACACCGTCGATCGCTCCGTCCGCGAAAATCGGTAATCGCCTCTACCGATCCTCGTggaattagagaaaaaaatctgaacaTTCCTGCTCTGTCGAGCGTTCGAAGAGCATTGAAATTTGACCCAAATTCCAtggcgattaaaaaaaaaccggtCGTTCACCCACGACGTCATTCCCAGCACTCGACACTCGCCCGATGCAGCGTTAAAGCACATAATTGCGGGTTACATTGCGAAGCGACTGCGCGAGTGTGAAACGAGAATCGTCCACGATTGACTACTTAATTACCGTTCGTCACAATTCGCAGCTGACTGTCGATCTTGAAATCCTGTCCACTTACGATCCGAGCGATAACGATCAGGATCCAAACGATCTCGACTCGCAGCGCCCCCCTTCTTCCCCCCGCCGATCGATAACGATCCATTAAGAAGAAACTCAACAACTCCCTTGATCCATAGCAAGAAATAAAACTGGATTCGAGAGCCTCACAAATCTGTTTAAAAATCGGATGAAATCGGCACTCCCGATCTCATAATGCACCTCGTTGAACTGAGGCCCAACAAAATGGTAACACAGTTTTATACAGCGAGCGACGATCTCGTTGTTATTACTAGTCGcgtcttctctctttttttttcgtaatcccATTCCGCAATACGCCCACATCCGTCGTTCGATGCGCAATGGAGAATAACGTGCGTCCGATTCTCGTCTTGGGCGATTGTCCACTCCTGCTCGGGCGCGGCTGCCCTCGCGATTATTTTCTCTTCCCTTCATTACCGGTTTCGAAACGGCTTGCGAGATTTTCGCGTCCCTCCGAGCTTTTTCGAATCATTCGTTCCATTGTTCCCCCGGCCAATTTGTCGCTCGAGCGAATTTTCCTATTTgctcgaatatttttattcgcagCTGTAAGTGCGACTccatttttcgtcattctCTTCCTTTCCGCGGTTTCAGAGTCCACGCGCACGTACCGAGCGCCTGCGATTAATCAACATCCGGtgagatgagaaaaatcgcCACAGTCATGCTCAACGAACGACCGCCCTATCTCGCAGCTCAAtctacgaaaaaataaatgtaataaagagacaaaacAACGCTCCTCATCGCTAACCCGCGTTCTCATATTTCTACGTTTTCCTCCTAGCTCGCCGTAAAACTTCGCACACGAAACCCTCGCGTGCCACTTCGCTCACCTTCGACTCGCGGATCCCTTTCATCCTGGTGCTCAAGACGTTTTCCGTCCACGTATCAGAGACAATGACGAGACATTTTTCTCACAACTGGAAATGAATTCCATACGAATTTCCTCGAAGCCTGCTCTCGCGGGCTCCTCACAGATTCGTTCTTTTCCGCGCGTTCACACACTCTCTGTTTCAACGCGCCTTTTACTCCGTCATTGTTCGGGCACGGGCTCTTGCACACGAGGAAGCGAGCCGAATCTCATTCGTCGCAGCCTCGCTGGCCGAACATCGCATTTTaccttttttacaaaaaacgttttttatttcaatttatcaaTTACCTTACCGCAGCCTCGCAAGGCTTCTCGCATTTACTGCTCGTACAAAAATAAGTTGAGATTTCTCCAGCGCCATACTCGAGATCATTCCGAGCACGGGCTACGCAGAAAATCCtattcactttttctcttggcATATCCCTTACAAAAATCGTTTTCGCTTCCCCCCCCCTCACAATGCCACGGCCAATAAAGCTTGGAATTTGACAGTGCGCACATTGGCAGCGCCAGTTTCCTTATCGCAGCGTTAAAAAATCAAACTTATTGACATTTTTGCTGCcctttttttctgcttttacGAGAACGAAATTTAGAGAGCCGCGCACACCGAGGCGCCCCTtattttccccgcgaacggAGTCAGCAACAAGCCGGCGGCTTTTCGTGTATCCCGTGAGCGATCGACGTGTCCCTGAAGTTTTCCTCGCTCATCGGAGTGTGGTGAAGAATGTCCGATTCGGTCAGACAGGAACTGGTCGTCGAGTCGTAGATTCTCAGGCTCGATGAAACCTCGGGATTTCCGGCGCTCAACCtgccatatttttattcattatttcccCAACCTTATTTCATACCGAATACGTAACGAGAAGTGGCGAATAATCGTGAAATTTATAAACCTCTTCAGACCCAGGGCCGCCGACAGGAAAACCTGCTCGATTCCCTCGTCCTGATACGCCGATGTTTCGTGGTAACTCGCGCCTATCAACGTCGCGTACTTTCGAGCCTCCTCGGCCTCGACCTCCCGCACACTTTCAAGGTCGCTCTTGTTGCCTACCAGTATAAGAATCAAAGCCTCGTCTATGTTGCGGTTCAGTTCCGTAACCCAGCTCTTGATCTCCGCAAACGTTTTGTACTTGGTTATGTCGAACACGAGCAACGCTGCGTTCGCGTTCCTGTAGTACATCGGCGCCATCGACCGGAATCTCTCTTGGCCCGCAGTGTCCCATATCTGCGCTTAACAAAAATTTCTCTTTAACTGCGAGCtgcgtttttttatattctagTTTTCAAATTAACTCGGAAGAATTTCGCATAATTTTttgaacaagtttttttttcaattcgattcttTCGAAATCGAAGCTGGAGACTCGAATcatttggaactgaattttttttcaaataatttaatCGAATATGTTCAACGAAATTCGACCCATTGAAAGCCAACtatttggtttttttcttattcaaaTATTCACCTGAATTTGGAGAATGTTTGAAATTCACGATTCGAAACTAATGAAATTGAATAGTTCGAATATTTTGATTTtacttgaaaattcaattgaaattttcgttgataTTCGACTCACTCGGAGACTTTTTCACTCACTTGAAGCTTTATTCTTCCATCCTCGAGATTGATTTTACACGTGAAGAAAGAAGCTCCGATCGTTGGCCCGACGTGGGCGTCGAAGGTTTTGCTGACGTAGCGGTTAATCAAGCTCGTTTTCCCGACACCTACAAAACAGAAgggttttcattgaatttcgcCGATTTTCCAAGGTCTTGAATCtttattgaagttttttattttttcgtaaatttttgcactttttttcatcaaaaaaacttcgaaatgactaaaaatcatatttttcctcgtcgataaataaacttttttcgctCGAACGATTTGTGCgcttttataaatagattaaatTCGTCAAAAAACAAGAGCTGCGCGACGTTTTGGTGACGAAATTCCGATTGGATAATCGCCGGATAATCCCCCACTGCCGGCCGCCGCGGGCACGTGTTCCAGATAATTGAAAAGAAGCAGGGACCGTGATAGCCGACGAGAAGCTGAACGCCGATTCGTTTGAAAGGCGGTTAGGAGCATTGCGTTGCGAAAACGAAGCAAAGTTGAGTTTGAGCTGATGAATTTAGCGGAAAACTATGTCGATGTCGATTTGTCGAGCGAGTGACTAATCTTGCGCACGTTAGCGCGAGGCCTTTGTGTTCGAGAAAGAAAACAGTGGCGGCGGAGCTAGGGGGGACCGCGCTCCTTCAGAGGAGCGTGACAAAAGaaagcgagcgaaaaaaagtgtttacgAGAAGTTTGGAGGAGGGGAGGGCGGAGGAAGAATACTCACACTGGGATCCCAAAACGACGACTTTTCCTTCGATGGTTTTCATGGCGTTGAGGCTTCAGCAGCAAAAGATCTTCGTTTCTGGAGAGCGATCACATAATAAAGGCGGAATTTCCAAAAGAGTTCGAGTGCGATTCGCCCACTCGTTCGATTCCTGAACGCTGCtgctcttatttttattttatctggGGAAAACTACTCGTAGATAAAGGAGGCGATAGCGAGACCGGGAATTCGACGACGATGCAACGCGCTCTCGATTTTCGGTGTTTTGACGTTTCACACGTTTTCGCCGGACCGGccaacagagagagagagagagagagagagacggagcgaTTGTTGTTTGCGAATAAACTGATGAATGATTAAAAGCAGAACAGCGGCGACGCCACCGCGTCCAGTGGGTAAAACGGTCCTCGGCGCGGTCGACAATGAAGATCAGTAGCGAAGCTCCGCCATCGCGCTCCTTTCCGAGACGAGTGGCGCCTCCTAGCGGGGCTTGTTCACACCATGGCTAGACTCGTCGTCGAAATAGTAGTTTCCTCAGCGGCCGCGAGTCGGCGATTTGATCTTGCGAGTTGTCGACCGTTACTTTTTCGTTCGAGTCTCCGCGGGAGTGAATCGATACCCAAAATTCAACTGACGTCACGCTCGAGTGTCTTTCGAAGCAGCGGGACGTATGCGGTGATTGTTTTCCGTTGGATACATGCAGCAGCAAGCGAGGGTTTTAGCCTTTTAGCTCGAGGGATTAGAGAGTTCCGGTCTGCGGATGGCAGTCACGTAGCATCGAAACGACGCGTTTTCTTTGGATCTTCCGTCGCCCCCGAGGCCGTGGCGGATTTCATTGCGAAGGGTGTGAGTTCGTGACGCCTCGTTGAGCGATCCCATAATATATCGCGTCTCAAAAGGTACGTTCCCTCCGACTTTCAACGTCGGAATTCGCCTTTTTACGGCTCCGGCCCCCCGCACTTGATTATTTCGTAAAGCCTTCCGTCGAATTCATTAATCGAGGGGGAGGCGGATCCGCGCGCGAGCGCGCATTTGTCATGACGCGAGCGAGAGAAACGTGGCAAGAAGTTGGATCAAGGGTGACCAGAAGTCTGATCACGAATCGAGACAACAAAGCGCGCCTCGTTTCTCTCTCCGCCTCGCTCTAATCCACGACACCCTCCCGCGCAGTCGTCGTCTCCGTACTCGTTACATTCCCGAAGCTTCCTCTCCCTGCCCCCTCCGGGAGGCGAACAAACCAGCCTGTCTTCGTGCCCTTCCCCCGGCGGCCCTCCCGCGCTCACTTATCCGACGCCATTTTCCGTTGATTACGATGCGGTTAGCTCCTTCCACCGTCGAGCGAGCGAGCCAGCATCATCCCTTGTTCGGCGCACCGAGCGAACCTTTCCCCTCAttacggagagagaaaaataaaaaaaaaatttaaaaaaaaaaaaaaaaatagaaaaaaatagaaaaaacgagggagcgagagaaagagtgagaaagtataaaaaattattttttccagcGTTCCGCGCGATCGCATCGGCTCCCCCAACACAAATTCCTCCCCGGACCGATGACGGATGTCgtggaaataagaaaaagcgGAATTCCTCGTGGAATATTGGTCCGGCCGAGGTCCGATGGGGGCCCGTCACCCGCGATCAATTGCTGCTCCGCTTTATTATTCCCCGGGTTATCGAaaggggagaaagagagctcGATCCATTACGGTGATTTGGTAAGTTGAGAGGCGTTTATACCGAGAGTCGGATCGTTACGACGCCAGAAATCGGCGGCGGGGCACGGAGTTCGCTAGGAGCCTCGCGATAACTTGGGTCAACTTTCCTCTTCCCCCTGCCCTGCTCCACGGCGAATAAAAGGGGCCGAGGGCGGAGGGGGAGAAAATGTTACGGAGACCGAGAGCACGGATCGAGAGGCGGGTGCTACGAAAGTTGGACGTAACGTGGCGCGGACGAGACGCCCTCTGCCGACTCCCCCGCCCCGGATGCCTCAGCTTCCGCAACGTTCTCGACTTGATTGTCGCAGATCTTATTATCCCTTCTTCCCCGTCCCCTTCGTCGTCCCCGCACCCGGTAGAAGCCTCACGTGTGTAGCCTACACCTAGATTTACTACAGATATACCAACAGTCACGAAACTATGGAGAGCGCTCCCCGCGGGCTCTGTGAGGATGGAGCTCCTCGTAGGAAGAACCCTCCTGCGGCCCAACGATCCGCTTCCCGAGTCGCAGCCCCAGGCTAAACTTGTTAGCGCTAATGACGGGCTTTCGACCCGCGAGATGCCGCCATTTCGAGGCGCTTGCTCTTCCTCCCTTGGCTTCCTTTTCTCacgagttttatttttctaggATATCCGaggaagagagtgagagagcgtTGGGAGGTCGGAGCAGCCGCTTGGGCCCGGGGGGCtcggaaatttcattttctctcgaAATTGTTGGCGCGTTTGGGAAAAACGTTAACGCGCAAATGGATCTGGAAGACGACGACTCCGGACAATAAATAGACGTCGCTCCCCCCGGCCCCTCCTTCGAACGCTGTTATTCGTAGCGCCGAAAGGGATGACGACGATCCGCGCTGCTATCCATATATGTATTAGCTCCCGCGCGCGGGACGGAGAAATCGCGACGGCAGGGAAATGACCATTAGACCGGAAAACGAGGTTGAAGAGGGACGGAGACGGGgacaggagagagagagagagagagagagagagagagagagagagagagagagagagagagagagagagagagagagagagagaggaagagccaTGGCGTCGGGCGTCTGGAAACAAACGACGCCCGATAGCGAGTGAACAAGCAGTGAATCACCCGAGCACTTGTTTACCAAGGGAATCAGGATTCAGGGTGGCCCGTTCGCCGCCGCTCCGAGCACTGGAATCTAAAACCTCCCTTCCGCCGTTTCACTCCTCGCCCCACCCCCCGCCTTATTCCTCGCGCCCTCACACTCCAGCCTCTTCCTCGCTGGGATAGAACTTCCATCCGATCCTCGTGTTCATCCGAAAGCGCAAGAGCTCAACGTCTACCCCGTATCAAGAGCAATCCCCCCTCCCGGGTCGACCGAACCCTCTGCCGTGCCTCCGCGTCTTCGGTACCGACGAAACGCTTCCCTCCCGTTGAAAAGCATTTGTCGCGGTCCCTCTGTGCGTACATTTTCTCGTATAAGCTCGACGAAACGTCCTCGAGTCGAGTGGATGAAGAGCAGAATCATACGGCTTCCTCCACTTCCACTTCCCCTCCCTTCGTCAACGTACTACTTCAGACCGCCCTGCGGAATCGCTAAATGTAATTCGGTTAAAAGGGTTTTAGCAATACAATGCATATAAACATGAGTGCTCCGCTCGCTATATCCTCCTGGTTTGCTGCTCAATCTCTCCCGCTTCCCTCCCTCCACTGGCCCCCCTTCACTCCCCGGAAGTCTAAGCCATCGCGGatcgttggagaaaaaaattattccggaGCCATCGCTCAGCTTTGTTTCTCTCCTGCTCGCCATCCCTGGCGACTCTCGTACACGGAACAGTTTTGTCCTCGTGCAAGCTTCGCTTCAGCATTTTCTTGGTACATAAAgtccgtttttttcgtttagaCTCGAGCTGCGTGCGGTt
Proteins encoded in this window:
- the LOC122417850 gene encoding uncharacterized protein isoform X1, whose product is MDRYRSAGGRRGALRVEIVWILIVIARIVSGQDFKIDSQLRIVTNDCYTRIAIGSRLPKSSGFTTVSGNELADCESVCSSNRSRCNVFDFGVDGRGNRTCTIGRLGAGERLEDLPIDPDYDVYERRRKNPTGCDHDRLVKIGYAGEIGNATGSLARPRNATFGRRREPGMPFGNSFFASTKNLSKNDRQPSFFRGGWSGLVADDEDTRLYDILNVRKPFRGFKSWNLELPSPSNGPYGPEDHTDLCAKFSGTAPLFCKSSLPIFYHLPVLKPSEDSEPRYRNVLPGSTDFSNDFGPKIDPVLEKSKACYRKLLSGKRILDSHVRRNVPCERIEECHRVCEYESAFVCEGFNYGLMRPFGTASRRMEAGPNYGRSPDGDTRRGYMCQLTSVSDGRMDPRRDFVDDPRYDYYARDWSCPAGKVHRERAYGGGPSSHLPGRRPSDQSDWRPMSFPPSAAPGRPFDPPAYGDSTRSYYPPGRYVPTRNRPGDYDRYASDDRQRPWGSYLPRGTPFHNEIGQHRYYYGDRDYYPNRRVDDQRFWPRQPAPGPNDIVEPNHPPYGRSYGYGTHYYPYQRSKDHPVPDPYEYWPKTRGPPRKPTILEPPERHYGSNYGPAYGYHSSEALPDDSYRPTWKPRHRQPWLGTDRKDCSVRSLMGFKITRKIVVASHATANLEECEMLCSARTDCFSFAYRYSLVATAPTDNCLLSNLPFDRLNFYTDLEPERDYDVYAIVGDPKRCQESKKPDDAQVGPHRRSSEECFWRVQSGCGMPPSLTRKKIRAENGLGECQIACITARHFTCRSFVFRYDSEGDRDPNCFLSDCPTTEIIAAIEADTSLIVPGRDLELYERGSYGRGCEASPFTPIYNSANIGDKKRPPDPGPGDCWSAYRAGCKLAPSAVSSMSRVDSEVECRRQCSRMRYNQHSPTCMSFSFRLGDEKRGDNCYLSDVPRRDLRPGLDYSYDDDYVTYAWKELEPQCSAPPGPGYDYAPPSGVKFNYDSGAADYRPGDPPNAPPPAPGHAGPGLYTYNTLFLGVRPLDSGRPDAATPPEHPTSTYLPNDETSGDGFPGPDYTDGIGSFNRHYTVNGYPCKRGTKCEVNKIAGFWSCEPEGSEFGSWDYCCEPNHHCGFSQGYNYPWCYVGASEEQWRPCSEKYYPYLPSPRPAINRSPTSDYYFNTGNDRNGNRGFYRSEGSGRSEVNSRNCCGARHWPIAFLHPVPPPNTTDSVALANDRRDSSERDVNKTGESSGSTTPGRLDRDKNASSTTEETVNSSIIRIQPYKSHLKRRGLVSPSSTTNRTKAWHKKFHRISIRPANSNGNISLDTTIANHENEFRVNKIHDLDSFDVNNINLTSVRDKSRFARIERVTRANKVELETRPKESSREKI
- the LOC122417869 gene encoding ras-related protein RabJ-like produces the protein MKTIEGKVVVLGSQCVGKTSLINRYVSKTFDAHVGPTIGASFFTCKINLEDGRIKLQIWDTAGQERFRSMAPMYYRNANAALLVFDITKYKTFAEIKSWVTELNRNIDEALILILVGNKSDLESVREVEAEEARKYATLIGASYHETSAYQDEGIEQVFLSAALGLKRLSAGNPEVSSSLRIYDSTTSSCLTESDILHHTPMSEENFRDTSIAHGIHEKPPACC
- the LOC122417850 gene encoding uncharacterized protein isoform X2; translated protein: MDRYRSAGGRRGALRVEIVWILIVIARIVSGQDFKIDSQLRIVTNDCYTRIAIGSRLPKSSGFTTVSGNELADCESVCSSNRSRCNVFDFGVDGRGNRTCTIGRLGAGERLEDLPIDPDYDVYERRRKNPTGCDHDRLVKIGYAGEIGNATGSLARPRNATFGRRREPGMPFGNSFFASTKNLSKNDRQPSFFRGGWSGLVADDEDTRLYDILNVRKPFRGFKSWNLELPSPSNGPYGPEDHTDLCAKFSGTAPLFCKSSLPIFYHLPVLKPSEDSEPRYRNVLPGSTDFSNDFGPKIDPVLEKSKACYRKLLSGKRILDSHVRRNVPCERIEECHRVCEYESAFVCEGFNYGRMEAGPNYGRSPDGDTRRGYMCQLTSVSDGRMDPRRDFVDDPRYDYYARDWSCPAGKVHRERAYGGGPSSHLPGRRPSDQSDWRPMSFPPSAAPGRPFDPPAYGDSTRSYYPPGRYVPTRNRPGDYDRYASDDRQRPWGSYLPRGTPFHNEIGQHRYYYGDRDYYPNRRVDDQRFWPRQPAPGPNDIVEPNHPPYGRSYGYGTHYYPYQRSKDHPVPDPYEYWPKTRGPPRKPTILEPPERHYGSNYGPAYGYHSSEALPDDSYRPTWKPRHRQPWLGTDRKDCSVRSLMGFKITRKIVVASHATANLEECEMLCSARTDCFSFAYRYSLVATAPTDNCLLSNLPFDRLNFYTDLEPERDYDVYAIVGDPKRCQESKKPDDAQVGPHRRSSEECFWRVQSGCGMPPSLTRKKIRAENGLGECQIACITARHFTCRSFVFRYDSEGDRDPNCFLSDCPTTEIIAAIEADTSLIVPGRDLELYERGSYGRGCEASPFTPIYNSANIGDKKRPPDPGPGDCWSAYRAGCKLAPSAVSSMSRVDSEVECRRQCSRMRYNQHSPTCMSFSFRLGDEKRGDNCYLSDVPRRDLRPGLDYSYDDDYVTYAWKELEPQCSAPPGPGYDYAPPSGVKFNYDSGAADYRPGDPPNAPPPAPGHAGPGLYTYNTLFLGVRPLDSGRPDAATPPEHPTSTYLPNDETSGDGFPGPDYTDGIGSFNRHYTVNGYPCKRGTKCEVNKIAGFWSCEPEGSEFGSWDYCCEPNHHCGFSQGYNYPWCYVGASEEQWRPCSEKYYPYLPSPRPAINRSPTSDYYFNTGNDRNGNRGFYRSEGSGRSEVNSRNCCGARHWPIAFLHPVPPPNTTDSVALANDRRDSSERDVNKTGESSGSTTPGRLDRDKNASSTTEETVNSSIIRIQPYKSHLKRRGLVSPSSTTNRTKAWHKKFHRISIRPANSNGNISLDTTIANHENEFRVNKIHDLDSFDVNNINLTSVRDKSRFARIERVTRANKVELETRPKESSREKI